Proteins encoded within one genomic window of Ammospiza caudacuta isolate bAmmCau1 chromosome 35, bAmmCau1.pri, whole genome shotgun sequence:
- the LOC131570521 gene encoding galectin-4-like, translated as MAFVSPPGHQAYFNPALPYSAALPGGLRSGMAVSVQGVVKVQAERFHVNLAMSSLEEADIALHVNPQFGAGVSVFNSRRGGRWEEELSRDLPPLHRGRAFEMIISVTTEGYRIQVNGTFYQEFPHRMPLENVKALNVAGDLELLSVSVMGGVGTSPQGGQVNTSSPNSDLLVMAQPPIVYPPVPFIGTIPGGLIPKKTIIIKGFVPHDANRFEINLRVGPTGDIVLHVNPRMEEGNAVVRNSFRGDSWGREERDLFCNSPFLREHFFNLSIRCMNDRFKAFANGQPLFDFHHRVPVGPHVDVLEIKGDVVLSYVHF; from the exons ATGGCGTTCGTGTCCCCACCCGGTCACCAGGCCTACTTCAACCCG gccctgccctaCTCGGCCGCGCTGCCCGGGGGGCTCAGGTCGGGCATGGCCGTGAGCGTGCAGGGCGTGGTGAAAGTGCAGGCGGAGCG gttCCACGTTAACCTGGCCAtgagcagcctggaggaggcggACATCGCCCTGCACGTCAATCCCCaatttggggctggggtctcGGTGTTCAAcagccgccgcggggggagatGGGAGGAGGAGCTGAGTCGGGACCTGCCCCCCCTGCACCGGGGCAGAGCCTTCGAGATGATCATCAGTGTCACCACCGAGGGCTACCGG atcCAGGTGAACGGAACCTTCTACCAGGAGTTCCCTCACCGGATGCCCCTGGAGAATGTGAAGGCTCTGAACGTGGCCggggacctggagctgctctcgGTCTCGGTGATGGGCGGAGTG GGCACGTCTCCCCAGGGCGGCCAG GTCAACACCAGCAGCCCCAACTCTGACCTGCTG GTGATGGCGCAGCCCCCCATTGTCTACCCG CCCGTCCCCTTCATTGGCACCATCCCAGGGGGGCtgatccccaaaaaaaccatcATCATCAAGGGCTTCGTCCCCCACGACGCCAACAG gtTCGAGATCAACCTGCGTGTGGGCCCTACTGGGGACATCGTGCTGCACGTGAACCCCAGGATGGAAGAGGGCAACGCCGTGGTGCGGAATTCCTTCCGGGGCGACTCGTGGGGCCGCGAGGAGAGGGACCTGTTCTGCAACAGCCCCTTCCTGCGCGAACACTTCTTCAAT CTTTCGATCCGCTGTATGAACGATCGCTTCAAGGCGTTCGCCAATGGGCAGCCGCTGTTTGATTTCCACCACCGGGTGCCAGTCGGGCCCCATGTGGACGTGCTGGAGATCAAGGGCGATGTGGTCCTGTCCTATGTCCATTTCTGA